One window of Cohnella hashimotonis genomic DNA carries:
- a CDS encoding family 78 glycoside hydrolase catalytic domain has translation MTGRNWNASWIWGGEEESPRNEWRCFRGSFDAPESVEGPVTLHITADSRYVLFVNGEQVGRGPVRSWPKEQFFDSYDIGGKLRPGVNNTIAVLVLHFGVSNFYYLRGRGGLIAEIEADGRTLAATDAGWRTERLGGQRSNSPRMACQQAFGEVIDARELAEDWHTPAFDDGSWAQAQSIGSAGMAPWTSLVPRDIPFLTEEKLYPVSIQSLSRVKAPKYAAALDLRNQMVPESVNHANPISYCGFVATVLTLETSGVVTLGFPVGVRGKGVWVDGVLQAEWTGVQPERYYQLNLAAGEHLVVFDVTGSDHGGSYHFAIDSESAFTLRSPSGDNGVPLATIGTFDQSEYIDHRPGRRMQADHPDYNALPEAAPSAVALEAFASWIKPFEPSLYTEEDVFGSNVWRTLAERRAVPRPVLNAILPVPEPGILPVFENGDCELVIDLGVERSGFIGFEIEAPAGTIIDAYGVEYMREGYVQHTYGLDNTFRYVCREGRQSYVSPVRRGFRYLFFTVRGNRAPVKLHEIYIRQSTYPVADQGRFRSSDSLLNEAWEISRHTTRLCMEDTFVDCPAYEQVFWVGDSRNEALVNYYVFGATEIVERCLNLVPGSADETPLYLDQVPSAWSSVIPNWTFFWILACQEYAAHTGKDDFAARIWPAVKLTLTNYLEHIDDSGLLNMAGWNLLDWAPIDQPNEGIVTHQNLFLVKALRDSRALAAAAGAAEEADAFAERADRLAEAINAALWDEEKRAYIDCIHADGRRSDIYSMQTQVVAYLCGVAQDDRLAVIEGYLVSPPPAFVQIGSPFMSFFYYEALEKAGRQKLLLDDIRHNYGQMLRYDATTCWEMYPNFAENRSNPDMLTRSHCHAWSAAPGYFLGSSILGVKRGAKGWQSVEIAPQPCDLTWAEGVVPLPQGGHIAVSWEVVSAGKLKLRIEAPEDVEVNVTLPEGMEGDVTQVSYLS, from the coding sequence CGGCGGATTCGCGCTACGTGCTGTTCGTGAACGGCGAGCAGGTCGGACGAGGCCCCGTGCGCTCCTGGCCTAAGGAACAGTTTTTCGACTCGTACGATATCGGCGGCAAACTGCGCCCTGGTGTCAACAACACGATTGCGGTGCTGGTGCTGCATTTCGGCGTGTCCAATTTTTATTACTTGCGCGGACGCGGCGGGCTGATCGCCGAGATTGAAGCCGACGGCCGCACGCTCGCGGCGACGGATGCCGGCTGGCGGACAGAGCGTCTGGGCGGGCAGCGGTCCAACTCCCCGCGGATGGCCTGTCAGCAAGCCTTTGGAGAAGTCATCGATGCGCGCGAGCTGGCAGAGGACTGGCATACGCCGGCGTTCGATGACGGCAGCTGGGCTCAAGCGCAATCGATCGGTTCCGCAGGCATGGCACCATGGACGTCTCTTGTCCCGCGCGACATTCCTTTTTTGACGGAAGAAAAGCTGTATCCGGTCTCGATCCAATCGCTCAGCCGGGTGAAAGCGCCCAAGTACGCGGCCGCGCTAGATTTGCGCAATCAGATGGTGCCCGAGAGCGTCAACCACGCTAACCCGATCTCCTACTGCGGATTTGTGGCGACGGTCCTCACGCTCGAGACAAGCGGAGTCGTCACGCTCGGATTCCCGGTCGGCGTAAGGGGGAAAGGCGTATGGGTCGATGGCGTCCTGCAGGCCGAGTGGACGGGCGTCCAGCCGGAGCGATATTATCAATTGAATCTGGCGGCTGGCGAGCATCTGGTCGTTTTCGACGTCACGGGCTCGGACCACGGCGGCAGCTATCATTTCGCAATAGACAGCGAATCGGCGTTCACGCTGCGCTCGCCTTCCGGCGACAACGGCGTGCCGCTGGCTACGATCGGAACGTTCGACCAGTCCGAGTATATCGACCACCGTCCCGGCAGACGGATGCAGGCGGATCATCCGGACTATAATGCGCTGCCGGAAGCCGCTCCCTCGGCCGTTGCGCTTGAGGCGTTCGCTTCCTGGATCAAGCCTTTCGAGCCTTCGCTGTATACGGAAGAAGATGTGTTCGGCTCGAACGTATGGCGGACGCTCGCAGAACGCAGGGCGGTGCCTAGACCCGTTTTGAATGCGATTCTGCCGGTTCCCGAGCCGGGCATCCTGCCTGTTTTTGAAAACGGGGATTGCGAGCTCGTCATCGATCTTGGCGTGGAGCGCTCCGGGTTTATCGGCTTCGAAATCGAAGCGCCGGCTGGCACGATCATCGACGCCTATGGCGTGGAGTACATGCGCGAAGGCTACGTCCAGCACACGTACGGTCTCGATAATACGTTCCGTTACGTCTGCCGCGAAGGCAGACAGTCATACGTTTCTCCCGTGCGGCGCGGGTTTCGGTACCTTTTCTTCACCGTCAGGGGCAATCGTGCGCCGGTGAAGCTACACGAGATCTATATCCGCCAGAGCACGTATCCGGTTGCTGACCAAGGGCGCTTCCGCAGCTCCGATTCGCTGCTGAACGAGGCGTGGGAGATCAGCAGGCATACGACCCGGCTGTGCATGGAGGATACGTTCGTCGACTGCCCGGCTTACGAGCAAGTATTCTGGGTGGGCGACAGCCGCAACGAAGCGCTGGTGAACTACTACGTGTTCGGAGCGACCGAGATCGTGGAACGCTGCCTCAATCTCGTGCCGGGGTCGGCAGACGAGACGCCGCTTTATCTCGACCAAGTGCCGAGCGCCTGGAGCAGCGTCATCCCGAACTGGACCTTCTTCTGGATTCTCGCCTGTCAGGAATACGCCGCGCACACGGGGAAAGACGACTTCGCCGCCCGCATTTGGCCTGCGGTGAAGCTGACGCTGACGAATTATTTGGAGCACATCGACGATAGCGGACTGCTGAATATGGCGGGCTGGAACCTGCTCGACTGGGCGCCGATCGACCAACCGAACGAGGGCATCGTCACGCACCAGAACCTGTTCCTCGTCAAGGCGCTTCGGGATTCGCGGGCGCTTGCCGCCGCGGCCGGCGCTGCAGAAGAAGCCGACGCGTTCGCGGAGCGCGCCGATCGTCTGGCAGAGGCGATCAACGCGGCATTGTGGGACGAGGAAAAGCGCGCCTATATCGACTGCATCCATGCGGACGGACGCCGCTCCGACATTTACAGCATGCAGACGCAGGTCGTCGCCTATCTCTGCGGGGTTGCGCAGGACGACCGCCTTGCCGTCATCGAAGGCTATCTCGTATCTCCGCCGCCTGCGTTCGTGCAGATCGGAAGCCCGTTCATGTCGTTTTTCTACTACGAGGCGCTCGAGAAGGCCGGCCGTCAAAAGCTGCTGCTGGACGACATCCGGCACAATTACGGCCAGATGCTGCGATACGACGCGACGACCTGCTGGGAGATGTATCCGAATTTTGCGGAAAACCGGAGCAATCCGGACATGCTGACCCGCAGCCATTGTCATGCATGGTCGGCGGCGCCGGGATACTTTCTGGGCTCGAGCATTCTCGGCGTCAAGCGGGGCGCGAAAGGGTGGCAGTCCGTCGAAATCGCGCCGCAGCCTTGCGATCTGACCTGGGCGGAAGGCGTCGTGCCGCTGCCGCAGGGCGGGCATATCGCCGTCAGCTGGGAGGTCGTGTCCGCGGGCAAGCTGAAGCTGCGGATCGAGGCGCCGGAGGACGTAGAGGTGAACGTTACGCTGCCCGAGGGAATGGAAGGCGACGTCACGCAGGTTTCTTATTTGAGTTAA
- a CDS encoding ankyrin repeat domain-containing protein produces the protein MSFRHTGKKVAAIVLAAGMLLPAAGLDTSTAASVISATSAVSSAKAVAIYVNGQPLTAAVPPIVVSGIAYAELQPLLKSLGFAVTVNRNQIVARSKALDWRFDASTLVGKINGQYTEFKSAIWKKDGRIYLSLRTVADVLGADLTATSGRYELKTSQPEARFLQAVATRNRTKAAAIVRSGMSLDSPAFAIKPMQAAVAADDKAMVGYLIQRQGRARLNEIYAGGDTPLLIAIRNRLTDMVSYLIAQGADRNMAAPNQAYPLFAAIDTGSEDVVRALLATSPDQNILNLKGRTPLQESLLEDRMGIALLLAQSGANLFAPVTAGTRDVFDYLNGKPAYASYAASFAQVTNKTIPMSAGSSGALILPFGAGMDVKVKSAIVLDRQLVARITVESAAANRLTVVLPFRADKIYRSNEKEQPLFIPMVNVPPETCVPVDDRTLAECNAKMQIYRDKVAAAEADRKRKQEEAKKSNIKPSSTSPALEAVPQQQDGTATLVPLTGANAEYWIYLPIDGRSQADMKLSLAVDGQVRANYTIRYDASQRTPPANVPKGMEDA, from the coding sequence ATGAGTTTTCGCCATACAGGCAAGAAAGTGGCCGCAATTGTGCTCGCTGCCGGCATGCTGCTGCCGGCCGCGGGATTAGATACGTCAACAGCCGCATCTGTCATATCCGCGACATCGGCCGTATCGTCGGCGAAGGCCGTTGCCATATATGTGAACGGACAGCCGCTCACGGCTGCCGTACCGCCGATTGTCGTCTCGGGAATTGCCTATGCGGAGCTGCAGCCGCTGCTTAAATCGCTCGGGTTTGCGGTCACCGTAAATCGAAACCAGATCGTGGCCAGATCGAAGGCTTTGGACTGGCGCTTCGACGCCTCGACCCTGGTTGGCAAGATCAACGGCCAGTATACGGAGTTTAAGTCTGCGATCTGGAAGAAGGACGGCCGGATTTATCTATCGCTTCGCACGGTCGCGGACGTGCTGGGCGCGGATCTGACGGCGACCTCCGGCCGCTATGAGCTTAAGACGTCACAGCCGGAGGCGCGCTTCCTGCAGGCGGTCGCAACCCGCAACCGGACCAAGGCCGCCGCGATCGTACGCAGCGGCATGAGTCTGGATTCTCCGGCATTTGCGATCAAGCCGATGCAGGCAGCCGTTGCCGCCGATGATAAAGCCATGGTCGGTTACCTGATTCAGCGGCAGGGACGCGCCAGGTTGAACGAAATCTATGCAGGAGGCGATACGCCGCTGCTGATCGCGATTCGCAACCGGTTAACGGACATGGTTTCTTATTTGATTGCGCAGGGTGCCGACCGCAATATGGCCGCTCCCAATCAAGCGTATCCGTTGTTCGCCGCAATCGATACGGGCAGCGAGGATGTCGTGCGAGCGCTGCTCGCGACATCGCCGGACCAGAATATTCTGAATCTCAAAGGGAGGACGCCTCTTCAGGAATCGCTGCTCGAAGACCGGATGGGAATTGCGCTGCTGCTGGCGCAGTCCGGCGCAAATCTGTTCGCGCCGGTGACGGCGGGAACCCGGGATGTATTCGATTATTTGAACGGGAAGCCGGCGTACGCTTCGTATGCGGCTTCCTTCGCGCAAGTGACGAACAAGACCATTCCCATGAGCGCTGGCAGCTCGGGCGCTTTGATACTTCCGTTCGGCGCAGGCATGGACGTCAAGGTCAAAAGTGCAATCGTGCTGGATCGACAACTCGTCGCCCGGATCACGGTGGAGAGCGCAGCGGCGAACCGGCTGACGGTCGTTCTCCCTTTTCGGGCGGACAAGATCTATCGTTCAAACGAGAAGGAGCAGCCTCTTTTTATTCCGATGGTTAACGTACCGCCGGAGACCTGCGTTCCCGTAGATGATCGGACTTTGGCGGAGTGCAACGCGAAAATGCAAATTTATCGCGATAAAGTCGCTGCGGCGGAAGCGGATAGGAAACGCAAGCAAGAGGAAGCGAAGAAGTCTAATATCAAGCCTTCGTCCACGAGCCCGGCCTTGGAAGCCGTGCCTCAACAGCAAGACGGTACGGCAACGCTAGTTCCCCTGACGGGCGCAAATGCCGAGTACTGGATCTACTTGCCGATCGACGGACGAAGTCAGGCCGATATGAAGCTGTCCTTGGCGGTTGACGGGCAGGTTCGCGCGAACTATACGATCCGTTACGACGCGAGCCAGCGGACGCCTCCCGCGAATGTGCCGAAGGGCATGGAAGACGCTTAA
- a CDS encoding glycosyltransferase family 2 protein — MHRQHSQTYRAGTYELIVVDNGSTDGSQEWLREQEDVRFVQNDDNPGFGSEILLLNNDTVVTSPEL; from the coding sequence ATGCATCGACAGCATTCGCAGACATACAGAGCCGGCACCTACGAGCTGATCGTCGTCGACAACGGCTCGACCGACGGCTCGCAGGAGTGGCTCCGCGAACAGGAAGACGTTCGGTTCGTGCAGAACGACGACAATCCGGGTTTTGGGTCGGAAATTCTGCTGCTGAACAACGACACCGTCGTGACGTCGCCGGAGCTGTAA
- a CDS encoding class I SAM-dependent methyltransferase, whose amino-acid sequence MRRATEDGTQKIQRMYAENPDGYYGGANLHLYKHVRDEWREVLDVGCSEGGLGALIRGKGIRVSGIEAYPDAANAARKKLDHVLSGDIASLDLPYEAGQFDCIVFGDVLEHLSDPSAVLRKVRPYLNASGAILASLPNLAHISVLGPLLAGSFSYEDRRLLDKTQRFFTIGEIVRMFVECGYAVTMVERVEVRMDAYAPLLADLVGVCAKHRIGGFLEREATAYQYVVLAVPIQASA is encoded by the coding sequence ATGAGGCGCGCGACCGAGGACGGTACGCAAAAAATTCAAAGGATGTACGCGGAGAATCCGGACGGTTACTATGGGGGCGCCAATCTCCATCTGTACAAGCATGTGCGGGACGAATGGCGCGAAGTGCTCGACGTCGGCTGCTCGGAGGGCGGGCTCGGCGCGCTCATCCGGGGCAAGGGCATTCGGGTAAGCGGCATCGAGGCGTATCCGGATGCGGCGAATGCCGCGCGGAAAAAGCTCGACCACGTGTTGTCCGGCGATATCGCGTCGCTCGACCTGCCGTATGAAGCGGGGCAGTTCGACTGCATCGTGTTCGGGGACGTGCTGGAGCATCTCTCCGATCCCTCGGCCGTGCTGCGTAAGGTGAGGCCTTATCTGAACGCGAGCGGCGCGATTCTTGCGAGTCTGCCGAACTTGGCGCATATCAGCGTGCTCGGACCGCTGCTCGCCGGCAGCTTTTCCTATGAAGACCGCAGGCTGCTGGATAAAACGCAGCGCTTTTTTACGATCGGGGAAATCGTGCGGATGTTCGTGGAATGCGGTTACGCGGTCACGATGGTCGAGCGGGTGGAAGTCCGGATGGACGCCTACGCGCCGCTGCTGGCCGACCTCGTAGGGGTGTGCGCGAAGCATAGGATCGGCGGCTTTCTGGAGCGAGAGGCAACCGCCTATCAATACGTTGTCCTGGCTGTACCGATCCAGGCTTCGGCCTGA
- a CDS encoding spore germination protein, producing MNGRLDELLAEITRVLGTDTTLSIRRFRIFGSFPAAMLFFPNMLDQAALNETILKPAMSAPPGLDTAEWTAPQLLERLANEALWHTACSETQDFDALIQGLLRGDTILAADGSNSALVIGTRQIDKRGIDQPGTEQVIRGPREGFVEPLGPNLALIRYRLQSAELRMRQMTIGRKTHSKVVICYMDGLTDPALLAEVERRIGAIDIDGILDSGYLEQFIEDNQWSPFPQVQYTERPDKVVANLLEGRIAILVDGSPLALIVPTVFNQFYQAVEDYTERFLQMSAIRMARLVALVFSLVFPSIYVSVISFNPELIPTEFAVAVAGGRAGVPWPAVVEVLIIEISMEVLREATIRLPQQVGGALSIVGVLVIGQAAVAAGFASPITVVIIALTTIGSFATPAYNAALALRLLRFPLIIIAGIFGLYGVMIGLILIANHLLSLKSFGVPYLSPLVPVNAEGMKDVLIRGPLWWMKRRPAFLKPKDPVRVGPEMTEPPEKSGEESGASTPSTAKE from the coding sequence CTGAACGGGCGGCTGGACGAGCTGCTCGCAGAGATCACCCGGGTGCTGGGCACGGATACGACGCTGTCGATTCGCCGCTTCCGCATCTTCGGTTCGTTTCCGGCGGCCATGCTCTTTTTTCCCAATATGCTGGATCAGGCCGCTTTAAACGAAACGATTCTGAAGCCTGCGATGAGCGCCCCTCCCGGATTGGACACGGCGGAATGGACTGCCCCGCAGCTGCTGGAACGGCTGGCGAACGAAGCGCTGTGGCATACCGCCTGCAGCGAGACGCAGGACTTCGACGCGTTGATCCAAGGCCTGCTTCGAGGGGATACGATCCTGGCCGCCGACGGCTCGAATAGCGCGCTTGTTATCGGTACCCGGCAGATCGACAAACGCGGCATCGACCAGCCCGGCACGGAACAAGTCATCCGGGGTCCCCGCGAAGGTTTCGTCGAGCCGCTCGGTCCGAATCTCGCGCTTATCCGCTATCGCCTGCAGTCCGCCGAGCTTCGGATGAGGCAGATGACGATCGGACGCAAGACGCATTCCAAGGTCGTGATTTGCTACATGGACGGGTTGACGGACCCTGCGCTGCTGGCGGAGGTCGAGCGCCGGATCGGCGCGATCGATATTGACGGGATCCTCGATTCGGGTTATCTGGAGCAGTTCATCGAGGACAACCAATGGTCGCCGTTTCCCCAAGTCCAATACACCGAGCGGCCGGACAAAGTCGTAGCCAATTTGCTGGAAGGCAGAATTGCGATTCTGGTCGACGGATCGCCGCTGGCGCTGATCGTGCCGACCGTGTTCAACCAGTTCTACCAGGCGGTGGAGGACTACACCGAACGGTTCCTGCAGATGAGCGCGATCCGGATGGCGAGACTTGTGGCGCTGGTGTTTTCGCTCGTCTTTCCATCAATCTATGTCTCCGTCATCTCGTTTAATCCCGAGCTGATCCCCACCGAATTCGCCGTCGCGGTCGCCGGGGGCCGGGCGGGCGTCCCGTGGCCGGCGGTCGTCGAGGTGCTGATCATCGAGATCTCGATGGAGGTGCTGCGGGAAGCGACGATCCGCCTGCCACAGCAGGTCGGCGGCGCGCTGTCCATCGTTGGCGTGCTCGTCATCGGCCAGGCCGCCGTAGCGGCCGGGTTCGCCAGCCCGATTACGGTCGTCATCATCGCCCTGACGACGATCGGCTCCTTTGCGACCCCGGCTTATAACGCGGCGCTGGCGCTCCGCCTGCTGCGATTCCCGCTAATCATCATCGCGGGTATTTTCGGACTGTACGGCGTCATGATCGGATTGATCCTGATCGCCAACCATTTGCTGTCGCTCAAGTCGTTCGGCGTGCCTTATTTGAGTCCGCTGGTGCCGGTCAACGCCGAGGGGATGAAGGATGTGCTGATCCGCGGGCCGCTCTGGTGGATGAAGCGACGCCCCGCGTTTCTGAAGCCCAAAGATCCCGTCCGCGTCGGACCGGAGATGACCGAGCCGCCCGAGAAGAGCGGCGAGGAAAGCGGCGCATCTACCCCATCAACCGCAAAGGAATGA